The Haloarcula limicola genomic sequence CGACTCGCCGACGAAGGCGAAGCGATGACCGACGCGCTCGCGACGGTCCTCTCGGTCGCCGAGGAGAAGGGCACCGTCACGTGGAGTGACGTCAGCGACGACCTCACGAGCGGCGAGTGGGGCCGACTCATCGAATCCGGCCTGCTCATCGACGCCGACGGCGAGGGGTTCGTCGTCGACGACCCCGAGGGCGTCCGCGAGGCGCTCGAGGAGTCGGACCCCGAACCGGCCGAGGACGACGACGACGGGGGCTGGAGCACGTGGGACAAACTCGCCGGGCTCGCGACGCTCGGCCTGTTCGCCGGCTACTCGCTGACTTCGGTCCGCGACGCCATCGGCGGCGTCATCGACATCGGACTGGGACCACTCGCCGAAATCCTCCCGTTCTACGTCGTCATTCTCGTCCTGGCGGTCTTCACCGGCACCACGTCCTCGATTCTGCAGGACCAGCTGATGGACATGGACGGGATGCAGGACAGTCAAGAACAGATCAAAGACATCCAGAACCGCCTCGAAGACGCCAAGGAACGCGGCGACGACGAGGCCGTCGAGCGCATCGAGCAGGAGCAGATGGAGGCAATGACCGAGCAGATGGGGTCGATGTTCGCCATGTTCCGCCCGATGGTCTGGATCATGCTCATCAACATCCCCGTCTTCCTCTGGATCTACTGGATGGTGTTCGGCACCGGGATGACCGTCGAGGCACCGGTCATGACGTTCCCCATTCTCGGCGAAGTCCAGAGTTGGCAGGAGGGCGTCGCCGGACCGATGCAGGCGTGGATCGTCTGGTACTTCCTCTGTTCCATCTCGTTCACCCAGATCATCCGAAAGGCGCTCAACGTCGAGACCAGCCCGACCGCGAGCTAACCCGCGACCGGGTCAATCGCCGCTTTCGCGACCGCCCGTGGCCGCGTGAAGACACAACTCCTTTTATCGCCTCCCTCGGAGAACGACCATGTTGATCACCGTCTCCGGCCCGGCTGGGAGCGGCAAGAGCACGCTCGCCAAGAGCCTGGCCGACGCGCTCTCCTACGACCACGTCAGCGGCGGGGACATCTTCCGCTCGCTGGCCGAGGAGCGGGGGATGACGCCGCTGGAACTGAACAAGGCCGCAGAAGAGGACGACCAGATCGACCGCGACCTGGACTGCCGCCTGCGTGATATCGCCGCCGAGCGCGACGACCTCGTGCTCGAATCGCGGCTCGCGGGCTGGATGGCCGGTGAGTACGCCGACATCAAACTCTGGCTCACCGCGCCGTTAGACGTCCGCGCCGACCGCATCGCCCAGCGGGAGAACAAGCCATTCGAACAGGCCCGCGCCGAGACCCAAGAGCGCGGCCAGAGCGAGGCCCAACGGTACAACGACTACTACGACATCAACTTCGACGACCTCTCTATCTACGACCTCTCGGTCAACACCGCCCGCTGGGACCCGCAGGGCGTCCTGAGCGTGACGCTCCACGCCATCGACTCCTACCGCGCCGACGGCGACGAGGGGAAAGCCCCCATCGAGAACATCCGGTACGAGTTCTGACCATGCCCCTCCGTGGCCCACCCGGAGAGCGAGAGCCCGATTCCCTCCAGTCGTTCGGCGTCGTCAACCTCGATAAACCGCCCGGACCGTCCGCCCACCAGGTCGCCGCGTGGGTCCGCGACGCCACCGGACAGGACCGCGTGGCCCACGGCGGCACGCTCGACCCGAAGGTCACCGGCTGCCTCCCGATCCTGCTGGGCGACGCCGCGCGGGCGGCCCGCGTCTTCGACGACGCCGTCAAGGAGTACGTCGCCGTCCTCGAACTCCACGGCGACGCCCCGGCGGACTTCGAGACGGTCGTCGCCGAGTTCGAGGGCGAGATCTACCAGAAACCGCCCCGGAAGAGCGCCGTCAAACGACAGCTACGCACTCGCACCATTCACGCCCTCGACGTCCTCGAACGGGAGGACCGCCGCGCGCTCCTGCGCGTCCGCTGTGCGTCGGGCACCTACGTCCGGAAGCTCTGTCACGACATCGGGCTGGCGCTCGGCACCGGCGCGCACATGGGCGACCTCCGCCGCACCGCCACGGGCACCTTCGACGATAGCAACCTCGTGACGATGCACGACCTCGTGGACGCGCTGGCCTTCGCCGAGGAAGACGGCGACACGGCCCCGCTTCGCGAGGCCATCCAGCCCGCCGAACGCGCGCTCGTCCACCTGCCGCGGGTGACTATCGCCCCCAGCGCCGCCCGCGAAGTCGCCGACGGCGCGTCGGTGTTCGCCCCCGGCGTCATCGACGCGTCCCCGGCCGAGATCGGCGACGCCGCTCTCGAACGAGAGTCGCTCGTCGCCTGCTACACCCCGGACGGGGCGGCCGTCTGTCTCGGCACGCTGGTCGGCGACCCCGACGCCGACAGCGGCACCGTCGTCGCCCTCGAACGCGTGCTGGTCTGACCCCGACACACCGGCCCACGGCGCCGGCGAAGCGAAGCCCTTAATTAAAACACCCCCCTCCTCCCGAGTGCGGGACCGTGGGGTAGCGGTATCCTCGGCGCATGGGGTGCGTCGGACCTGAGTTCGAATCTCGGCGGTCCCACTCAATTTCTACCCGGATGGAAATTACGCGACGCACAGAGCTACTGCAACCAAATTCCTGATTACTGCCAAGTGCAGTAAACACCCGTCTTTAAGTGCGAGGTGGTCGGCGTGAGTTCCGACACCTCCGAGACGGAGGTAACCCCACTCGTCTGCGAGTTCTGCGGGTTCCCGATTACCGACGCGCAACAGCGCTGCCCGGCCCTCGACGACGGGAGGTGCTATCCCTAATGCCGTCCTGCGACAACTGCGGAGCGCACGTCTCCGCGGACTACCACCGCGTTCGAGCGGGTAACGACGGCAAACTCCGCGCCTGTCCCGACTGTACGAACCCGGCGACCCGCCAGCGCGACGCTGCTGGCGTTTCCTCAGCGTACGCCGTTCGGAGCGACGAGAGAGGACAGTCTATCGCCACCGACGGAGGTGATGACACGTGACGACCGACGTGACGCTGGAGACGCCGTGTCTCGCAGATACCTGCTGGCAGCGCACTGCTGTCGACTCCGGTCGCGTCGAGAATTTCGACCTCTGCCAGCAGTGCTTCCCGAACGGCTGGGACGACGTCACCGAGGAGATCGAGACGTTCCTCTACAGCTACCGGAACGGCTCGAAGCTCCACCGAAGCGTCGACTACGACGGCGAAACCGACTTCTCGATGTTCGGTCCGAACAGTGGTGATAACGGGCTGGCCGCGAAGCTCGAAGACCCCGAGTTCGAGCCCGACTACGAGTTCGAGTGGGATCGTCAGCAGGACAGCGAGGAGGTGGCGTAGATGGTCTCGCACAACGACGTCTGTGAGTCCTGTGGTGCCGTCGATCGGACCACGGAGGTTCGCTGGCCCGACGGTGTCACCCGCAAGATGTGCGTCCCCTGCGAGCGGCGCTGGATGATAATCTGGCGTCACTTCTGCGAGATTCAGCCTCAGCAGGCCAACCGTGTCAGGGCGGCCGCAAACCGTGCTGGTCGAGCACGTCCAGACAGCGGGGAGGCAGATGACTAATGCCCTCGACGTCACAGGCGGGAGACCGCCGCGAGCGGTTGCACTGCGAGGGTATCCGGAAGCGTATCGGTGAAGACCCGGCGCGATGGCTCGACTGGGATCTGCTGTCGCACGAGTTCCGTCGGGAGATGGTGTTGACGCTCATCGACGGGATGGACAGCGTCGAGCGAGTTCGCGCGTGGCGAGCTGCCGAGCGCCGACTGGCCGCCCGCCACGAGCGTGAGCCGCGGACGAAGGTCATGCAGCGCCTCGACCAGCGCGAGGAGTGGCTCGACCTCCATGGCGAGCGCCCCGAACGCCTCCCGCACGGCCCACGACGGCCGTGTGACTGTTGCGCCAACGAGGACGGCCCGACGGCCGCTGAATTGCGCGAGCGCGACGAAGAAGAACGTGCGAAGGTGAGTGCTGGCTACACGCCTGACAGCGTCGACACGAGCGAGACCTCACCGGAAACCGAGACCGCGACGCTCGGTCAGTACGCGACTGACGGAGGTGAGCCGCAGTGACGGGTGTCGTCACCAGCATCGAGGACGTCATCGACCTCCAGCCCCACCGTATCGGCGCGCACACCATCTTCGACGAGGCTGGTCTTTCTCCGTATTGGGCGATGGTGAGTCAGTACGAGCCGGACCTCGACGAGCGAGAGGAGACGTTCACCTTCGACGGCGTCGAGTACGAAATCACCCGGTCGAATCACTGGGAGGGGAAAATCGAATCCCCACCATCGGCGACGTTCGACGGGGCGATGAACGAGTACAAGCTCGGTGTGTACGCTTCTGACGACCCACACAACGAACTGGGCGCTGACTTTACCTTCAGACCCGGTTTTCCCAAGGCATGCCACGTCGAGACCGGCGACCTCATCAGCGGCATGCCGACTGAGTGTCCCGAGTCTGTCCGTGTTCAGGTGGAGTCAACGAACCTCTCGCAGTTCGAAGTGCTCGGACTACTCCAGTCGCTTGCGTCGTACCTCTCTATCGACGCCGGCTACTTCGTCGAGGCTCACGAGTGGTCGCGCATCTACGCGTTAGAACTGTACGGGCGCATCGAGCGCGATACTGCGACAGGGAAGGTCGCCGGGAAGGGCGGCGTCCTCGAACACCTCTCTCAGTTCTCGAACGGGCGCGGTCGCGGTGAACACCACTGGGACCACGAGGAAATCAAGGCACACTACGAGGCTGTGGCGTTGTCTCCCGACAACTGGAAACGACTACTGCCCGATCAGACGCTTGCGAAGGGTCTGAAGTGCTATCAACCGAAGTGGGTCCGTTCGAAGACGTCAAGCGACGACCCGCTGTACCACCACAAAATCGAGTGTCAGTACTGGGCCGATTACTACCCCAGCGGCGAGACGCCGATTCAGTGGACTGGTTACGATACGGCCGTCGCGGAGTTCCGCGAGACCGTCGTGAACGCGCTCCACTGGGCTGGCGTCGATTTCTCGCCCGACTCGGACGTCTGGATTGAAGATCCGTACTTCGAGCCAGGGCAGGCTGACGACGCGATCGACGTGCGACCGAACCCGATGCCCGACCTCGAACAGCAAACCCGCGCCGACGCAGCCGACCAGCTCGCTGGTCCGGAGACGAGCGAAGGTGCCTGGGACGTGCTCGTTGCGATGACCGATGGCGGCGGTCGGCACTACCAGGAGGTCGCCGATGAGGCCGGGAAATCGGCGTCGACGGTCTATCGCGCCGCCGAGCGCTTCGCCGATATCATCGAAGTCGACAACGGCATGGTTCGGTTCCGCGACGGCGTTGTCCGCGATCAAATCGAAGAGATCGCCGAGCGCTGGCAGGCGACGAAAGATACGACCATGGACTCGCTGAAGCGCGTGGCCGACCGAGCGTCGCCGTTCTCGCGCCGAGAAGACGGCGAGCCGAGCGCCCTGGAGCGCTGGGCGAATCGCCACGGCATCGTGGTCCACTCGACGACAGACCCGCTGAAGATGGAACTGAAGCGGCCGGTGAGCCTCCAGGAGATACTGAAGATACTCCGCTCGGGGCTCGAAGCTGCCGAAGCCTCACCGCTCACGACGGACCGCTTCGAGAACGCGCTCATCGACTGGACCGGCCTGGACGGCGACGTTCGAAAGGACCGTCGCGTCGTGAACAACGAACGGTTCCTCGGTAAGCACAACGTGGACCGGCCCATCTGGTAAGCGGCTCCAGCAGAGAGGCATCACTATCCAGCGGCCGGTTTCGTTTATATACCAATCGCCTTCCAACCCCCTCAGCCGTGTAATTTTGTCTGTCGCTCGACTCGTCAGCCGGTGGCTTCGCGGGCGCTTTCGCACCAGTTGGGCAAGGCCCCCTTAGGTAGTGTACCGAAGGGTACTCAATCTAAATACCCACCCCTCCCTTCGGTCGGGCTGGACCGCACCGCAAAACCGCAATACTACCGCCACCGCACAGCCAACGTCCCCCTTGAACCCACCCTGACTCTTTTCGTTGATTGGGATGTCACATAGAGTAATGAGCGACCCCGACTCTCAAAGTGCGGAGAAGGTAGATGATGATTTTATAAAACTACAATATGAGCAAGCTTTCGACTATCTGCAAACGCATGATGACTTAATATGGCAAACCCCTTCAGTGGCTGCTGCTGTTAACAGTGGAATTCTGTATATTGCATTTCAGCTTGTTGATCAACCGGAGATCCGATCGGCACTTCTACTTATGGCGATATTTCTCACGAGTTCATTGACGGTTGCTCTTATCAAGCATCGTTACTTTATGATTGTTGAATCTGAGACTATTCGCGAAATTGAAAAACACTTCAACTCACCATCGATTCAGAGGAAAACAACCCCAGAGACCAAGACTGCCTATTGGTCTGAGACAAAGCCGACTGATTTCCTTCAAACTAGAAGTGCATCAAGATGGTTAATCCGGGGTATGATTCTATCTCTATTTGTTCTGATTTCCCTGCTCGTATACACCATCCAGAATATTTTCTGATTTCCATAATTGTTACAGATGTGATTAATCGTCGTGGCTAAGGCCACGCCCCCTGCTGGGCGCAAAAACACACACCACTCCGCGCCGCGATTCCACCCGATGCACTTGAAGTGGAGGGTTCGTCTCAACTAAGGCCTTCTGAGCTATTGACTAGACTTTATTTCTGGGAAGAGGCCCTTTGAAAGAACCTCCGTTCGCTTTTTGATAGGGTAAATATCTTCTCTTGGCATCTCTCCAAATTTGTGATGAGCCATCCAATGACGCTCTGTTTCTGCCCAAGATTCCAATTTATCAATAGTCGTCGTTGAGACAATATTTTCGTCGTCTAAGTAATCTACAAGATGATATAACTGGAATCCGCCGTGTATATCTTGACGCTGTTCTTCTTCCTCAAGCAGATCGCGGTCCACCTCATTTTCAAAATATGATATTATAAGCCATTCAATGGCGAGAATATAGCAGTTCAGCGCCGCTCGGAAATCACGTCGCTGGAAACACTTGTCTGCTTCATCGATATATTGAGTGGCAGTTGCCCCATATTCTGATTTCTCAAGTACATCACGCTGCTGTGGAGCGATTGTAGGTTCCAAGAATTCAGCTACGATATATGGTTGTCGAAGAGCTTGTAATCCAAGGCGGCTGCTGATTTGCCTTACCTGGCGTTTGTTGGTATGAGCGACGTTTTTCTCATCGTAATCTCGCGATTCAGATAATACGCCTTGTCGATATTGTTGCAGTGCAGTGGGTTCCGATTCAATTTGCAATTCGAATTCTTGTCCATCTTCGAGATGGACTGGAACAAAATGAAATATTATCGAATATGGCAAATCTGGTCTTCTGTTACTGAGTTTTGTTAGGTGCGATTTGTTATTGAACTCTCTTTCACTCGATAAACTGAACTTTTGCTTCAATTTGTCAAATATTGATGGGTTTGGATTTGGAAGATCAGCATGGAAAGTCATTGAACGAGGCGCTGGCTCCCAGATCTCAAGGTCAATATCAGCATGAATGAATCCATCTTGCTGTAGACAGAACCGAAGATACTCCTGTATACCTGAGAGATCCTCTTCTTCAGGATTAATTGGCAGTCGATAGCTGGCTCGAACTACTAATTCGTCAGGGTCTGGCGTTTCTTCTCCACTCATATCTAATCTAAAATTAGCTAAATCACCAATATGGGTATTCTAATTCGTCCCTCACATTACCCCACTTCGGAAACCAACTGAGATTACAAGCCCCACATACGAATTTTATACGCTCGTCTTTGTCTGGTTCCTCAGAATACTGAATCCATTGTGGCTCACGCTCCTTTCCACAATCGGGACAAGTTCCATCCGATTCGCCCTCTTCAGACGTCATGACAGTATTCAATTGCTTATCTCTATTCAAACTATCCCGCGACTAACCAAATATGTCGTTTTCCAATCTTACGAACACTTCTCTCCTACTGATTCATCTCCTGTATGTGTAGGACTTATCGACATCCCACCTGCCACTTTCGCTCGTAGTCTACTGGCAACTCCTCTGTCCCCAGCACCTCCGCGATCTCTTCGGGAGTCACGCTTCCCTGCTCAATAGCTCGTTCCATGAGTTTCTCGTACGTCCCGTTCGGATGTGCGGCGTTCTCCCCAGCACAAAGACAGTAGTGATTGACCGCTTGGTCGATAGCCTTGCTCTTGGTTTTCTCGCCGGTCGCGCCGAGTAGTGCCTCGAACATCCGCTCTCGATGATCGGTCATTCGCAGTCGCATAGAATTGCACACGTACCCCGGAAGTCTAGTTTTTTCGCCTACTTCGACGCCTGATTAGCGGTGATATTCTCCGCCGTCCCCGCGACGAACCGATGACGACCGTCACCACGCCGGTCCCGACGACCGCAAATTGCACACTGACCAATTCGGTAGCGTGTGCAAAACGAGAGTTCGTCTGAAATCGAGATGTGACCCCCCGGTGTGGGGGGGTTAGAGAGATGCTTGTTCCTCAGGTAGATAATCTATGGACGATGCAACAGGATTTTGAACTCTCTAGAAATACTCAGATTTTGAGAGGAATAGTATGCTAAAATAGCGAATCCATACAGTAGAGCGAACACAACAGATGAAAGCTTATGGTACTTCTGTTAAATCACATAGGTATCAAGGAGTGTCCGATGAATTTTCGCTCTCTCATAGATCGCATCGGAACATGGATTCAGCGAAAAATCCAGTCAAAGGAGGTCAAGGAGCATCTAAAAGAACATTACCCCACAGAATCGCAGGAATCTGATGAACCATCGGGTGTGAGTCGAGTCAGGAACAAGTATCTTGATACGTTTGCAGACCGTTTGCTAACCTACATTATAATTCTTGTACTTATTATTGGTACTACGGCAGTAATTGATGCCGTTTTGTGTGGGATTTTACCGAACCAAATATTCGGACTTTTGATTAGTGTCTTTGGATCCGTCGTCTTAGGTAGAAGTCTATTGAAGGGCCCTTACACCATTGTTGGCAGTCGAGGCACGGGTTCCTCTCAGCAGATAGAAAATAATCTTGTAGAAAGTTCTGTAGATGGAGTTTTTGGGATTAGTTTACTCATCTTAGGTTTCATCGTCCAGATTCTCTTTTCATTCGGTATATCGATCTCTCCTCCGCTATGCGTCTTCTAAGCGGCCCTTCTCCTCACGATTGCCATTATGGTTCCCTCAGGTGATTAACTATTACATTGAAGGATAGACCCGAATTTCGAGGGAGGCCCATTTGTAAGAGATGTGCCTTGTATTCATCACAGTCTCAATAAACTATCAATGACCGTGGGTTTCAGGGAGCCATATCTCTCTTATTGGAATCGATGACGCAACTCCTGAGAGCCACGACCAAAGCGTTTCGAGGTTGA encodes the following:
- a CDS encoding DUF106 domain-containing protein; amino-acid sequence: MARTAPKVDRLADEGEAMTDALATVLSVAEEKGTVTWSDVSDDLTSGEWGRLIESGLLIDADGEGFVVDDPEGVREALEESDPEPAEDDDDGGWSTWDKLAGLATLGLFAGYSLTSVRDAIGGVIDIGLGPLAEILPFYVVILVLAVFTGTTSSILQDQLMDMDGMQDSQEQIKDIQNRLEDAKERGDDEAVERIEQEQMEAMTEQMGSMFAMFRPMVWIMLINIPVFLWIYWMVFGTGMTVEAPVMTFPILGEVQSWQEGVAGPMQAWIVWYFLCSISFTQIIRKALNVETSPTAS
- the cmk gene encoding (d)CMP kinase, whose amino-acid sequence is MLITVSGPAGSGKSTLAKSLADALSYDHVSGGDIFRSLAEERGMTPLELNKAAEEDDQIDRDLDCRLRDIAAERDDLVLESRLAGWMAGEYADIKLWLTAPLDVRADRIAQRENKPFEQARAETQERGQSEAQRYNDYYDINFDDLSIYDLSVNTARWDPQGVLSVTLHAIDSYRADGDEGKAPIENIRYEF
- a CDS encoding RNA-guided pseudouridylation complex pseudouridine synthase subunit Cbf5, whose protein sequence is MPLRGPPGEREPDSLQSFGVVNLDKPPGPSAHQVAAWVRDATGQDRVAHGGTLDPKVTGCLPILLGDAARAARVFDDAVKEYVAVLELHGDAPADFETVVAEFEGEIYQKPPRKSAVKRQLRTRTIHALDVLEREDRRALLRVRCASGTYVRKLCHDIGLALGTGAHMGDLRRTATGTFDDSNLVTMHDLVDALAFAEEDGDTAPLREAIQPAERALVHLPRVTIAPSAAREVADGASVFAPGVIDASPAEIGDAALERESLVACYTPDGAAVCLGTLVGDPDADSGTVVALERVLV
- a CDS encoding DUF7563 family protein yields the protein MPSCDNCGAHVSADYHRVRAGNDGKLRACPDCTNPATRQRDAAGVSSAYAVRSDERGQSIATDGGDDT